Sequence from the Sphingomonas suaedae genome:
CACGAGATGATGCGAATAGGCGTCGTACACGTCCGCGAATCCCGGCCACAAGGTCGTCGAGAATTCGAGGCAGAAGAACCGTCCGCCCCGCCGCAGCACGCGATGCGCCTCGCGCAACGCCTGGGGAATATCGGTCACGTTGCGGATGCCGAACGCGATCGTATAGGCGTCGAAGAAGCGGTCGGGCCATTGCAGCACTTCCGCATTCGCCTCGCTCCAGACCAGACCGTCGATCCCGCGCTTGGCCGCGCGCTCGATGCCGACCGCCAGCATGTCCGGATTGATGTCGGCTACCGTCACTGCGGCGCCATGCTCGGCCATGCGGAAGGCGATGTCGCCGGTGCCGCCCGCCATGTCGAGGATCGCCTCGCCCTCGCGCGGTTTCACCCGGCGGACGAACACATCCTTCCAGATGCGGTGCAGCCCGCCGGACATGGCGTCGTTCATCACGTCATAGCGCGCGGCGACGCTGGAAAAGACGCCGCCGACGCGGCGGGTCTTCTCGTCGGGGGCAACCTCTTCATAGCCGAAGGAAACAGTGTCGGTCATGCCCACGCCCTTAGCCGCCCTTGTGGACGGGGCAAAGCCCGCTTAGCGGGACAAAATGCCCGAACTTCCCGAAGTCGAGACGACCGTGCGCGGCCTGACCCCCGCCTTGCTGGGGCAGCGAATCGCGCGCGTCCAGCTACGCCGACCGGATTTGCGCCGCCCGATGCCCGTCGATCTGGGGCAGCGGTTGACCGGCGCGACCGTGACCGCGCTGGGGCGCCGCGCCAAATATGGCCTGATCGACACTGATCGGGGCGACACGATGATCTTTCACCTCGGCATGTCGGGGCGCTGGCGCATCGATCCGTCGGAATTGCTGACCCACGATCATCTCCTGATCGAGACCGGAGCCGGGCGGCGACTCGCGCTCAACGATCCGCGCCGTTTCGGCTCGGTTGATCTGGTCCCCAGCGCGGAAATTGAGGTCTGGCCAGCCTTTGCCGCGCTGGGGCCGGAGCCGCTCGGCTCCGATTTCACCCCCGCGCATCTCGCCAC
This genomic interval carries:
- the mutM gene encoding bifunctional DNA-formamidopyrimidine glycosylase/DNA-(apurinic or apyrimidinic site) lyase, whose amino-acid sequence is MPELPEVETTVRGLTPALLGQRIARVQLRRPDLRRPMPVDLGQRLTGATVTALGRRAKYGLIDTDRGDTMIFHLGMSGRWRIDPSELLTHDHLLIETGAGRRLALNDPRRFGSVDLVPSAEIEVWPAFAALGPEPLGSDFTPAHLATAFAGRVATVKTLLLDQRVVAGLGNIYVCEALHMAGIAPTRAAGRVVIARIARLVDAIREVLEAAIRAGGSTLRDYARPDGELGYFSKEWRVYGREGLACQCGAPVLRRVDGGRSTFYCAACQR
- a CDS encoding class I SAM-dependent methyltransferase gives rise to the protein MTDTVSFGYEEVAPDEKTRRVGGVFSSVAARYDVMNDAMSGGLHRIWKDVFVRRVKPREGEAILDMAGGTGDIAFRMAEHGAAVTVADINPDMLAVGIERAAKRGIDGLVWSEANAEVLQWPDRFFDAYTIAFGIRNVTDIPQALREAHRVLRRGGRFFCLEFSTTLWPGFADVYDAYSHHLVPKLGQALAGDADSYRYLVESIRRFPDMPTFEGMIRDAGFVQTRVEPMLGGLVAIHSGWKI